In one Nicotiana tomentosiformis chromosome 6, ASM39032v3, whole genome shotgun sequence genomic region, the following are encoded:
- the LOC104089040 gene encoding uncharacterized protein: MEIDYSLKSALSELLALLQMEDSFWNHLKQGLRTNAANFCGAIMLFPSWLQYMVRIIHQLKSGAYRILVVVLYHIGDFNQAIQRERNQRDLDGTKKNFVYLKNSLSSLITSWCTHRIL, translated from the exons ATGGAGATCGATTACTCGCTCAAAAGTGCCTTAAG CGAGCTGCTTGCTCTTCTTCAGATGGAAGACAGCTTTTGGAATCATCTAAAACAGGGACTGAG GACTAATGCTGCAAATTTTTGTGGTGCAATCATGCTCTTCCCAAGCTGGTTGCAGTATATGGTCCGCATCATTCATCAACTGAAATCTGGAGCTTATAGAATTCTTGTTGTTGTTCTGTATCACATCGGTGATTTTAATCAG GCTATACAAAGAGAGAGAAATCAGAGAGATTTAGATGGAACTAAGAAGAATTTTGTATACTTGAAGAATAGCCTCTCATCCCTTATTACCTCTTGGTGCACCCACAGGATTCTGTAG
- the LOC138894389 gene encoding uncharacterized protein, with protein MAMGHLPSLPSFYEEALKEARELKTPDIGYGSGAADPFKDCFTGVDDSSDIGDASLLLEEAQHFITWFLTMQAISRFRVDLSQCEAELRKVLGERDALRLLCSKTEEAIKDLQADLAKVREERVELDQQLRNIKQKVSVQTKKIDELEIRLAEAKAEVESSKVLADKSIIVHRADADAAQVEAREAAKVADARAHWVAEIVKCRSRRETLEEIHARGFDLTEEARKEKELEAEAEALASDDDDDDDDGSKSGSKGEEDPDPEA; from the exons ATGGCAATGGGTCATTTACCTTCCCTTCCGTCTTTTTATGAGGAGGCGTTGAAAGAGGCTCGAGAGCTGAAGACTCCCGATATTGGCTATGGCTCAGGTGCAGCGGATCCTTTTAAGGATTGTTTTACCGGTGTTGATGATAGTTCTGAtatcggtgatgcttctcttttgtTAGAGGAAGCTCAACATTTTATTACTTGG TTTCTAACTATGCAGGCCATCAGTAGGTTTCGAgttgatcttagccagtgtgaggccgaactCCGGAAGGTCCTAGGTGAAAGAGATGCCCTTCGGCTTCTTTGTAGCAAAACGGAGGAGGCTATAAAGGatcttcaagcggatttggctaaggttcgtgaagaaagggtcgagctcgatcagcag CTTCGAAACATCAAGCAAAAGGTGTCGGTTCAGACTAAGAAAATCGATGAGCTTGAGatacgacttgctgaggctaaggcagaggttgagtcgtcgaaagttttGGCGGATAAGTCTATTATTGTACATCGAGCTGATGCTGACGCCGCTCAGGTGGAGGCCCGGGAGGCGGCGAAGGTTgccgatgctcgagctcattgggttgccgaaattgttaagtgtagatctcggagggagaccctcgaggagattcatgctcgaggtttcgatcttaccgaagagGCAAGAAAGGAAAAAGAGCttgaagcggaagctgaagccttggcttctgatgatgatgacgatgacgatgatggtagcaaaagcgggtcCAAGGGTGAGGAAGACCCCGACCCAGAAGCTTAG
- the LOC138894388 gene encoding uncharacterized protein codes for MESVMRLRDEEEEEEEEEEEEEEEEEEEEEEGNSGLVARARAGSDIGKASGSVRTDSAFPRSDKVIENTSTQVPEQKGTEEVIPRGKESVEEAVDDNAGSEFDVPRDGGGALKDIIGAIEIDDSPSFPSFSQSMIHDAQVVEVYHGEGAMERKTFSMAFALYHEAFIRSRWELTRSEAEIRRLTEERDTFMLLNKQREGEVKGLRAELEEARKEQADLSEQLCAEVDTVKAEAEKWKKKMDRLDAENETARAQLASVEEQLRSSKERALAQAKNIEEFRSRLDLVTSDRERLASELASAKSGVEIAMANANAMVVVYQSDAKAAQVRAKEVTETAQARSNWVAEHAKSQSRWETLEEIHARGFDLSAEIENAKELEAEADARVLAFPNDDNTGV; via the exons ATGGAGTCGGTcatgcgtctaagggatgaagaagaagaagaagaagaagaagaagaagaagaagaagaagaagaagaagaagaagaagaagaaggtaacTCTGGGCTAGTGGCCCGTGCACGGGCTGGCTCCGATATTGGTAAAGCTTCGGGATCAGTGAGGACCGATTCTGCTTTTCCTAGGTCCGACAAGGTCATAGAGAATACTTCGACCCAAGTTCCGGAGCAAAAAGGGACCGAGGAAGTTATACCTCGGGGCAAAGAATCTGTCGAAGAGGCGGTTGATGACAATGCAGGAAGCGAGTTTGATGTTCCCCGAGATGGAGGTGGTGCCTTGAAAGACATAATCGGGGCAATAGAGATCGATGATTCCCcttcttttccttcattttcccagTCTATGATACATGACGCCCAAGTTGTGGAGGTTTATCATGGGGAGGGGGCCATGGAGAGGAAAACCTTTTCCATG gCTTTTGCACTCTATCACGAAGCGTTTATCCGATCTCGATGGGAGTTAACCCGGTCCGAAGCTGAAATTCgaaggcttactgaggagagagacaCCTTCATGCTTCTTAATAAGCAAAGGGAAGGAGAAGTAAAAGGACTTCGGGCCGAGCTAGAAGAAGCTCGGAAAGAACAAGCCGACTTGTCCGAGCAA CTTTGTGCTGAGGTAGACACAGTGAAAGCGGAGGCCGAGAAATGGAAAAAGAAAATGGACCGCCTTGATGCTGAAAATGAGACCGCCCGGGCTCAACTAGCCTCGGTCGAGGAACAACTCCGGAGCTCGAAAGAGAGAGCCTTGGCGCAAGCCAAGAATATCGAGGAATTCCGGTCTCGGTTGGACTTAGTGACATCTGATCGAGAAAGATTGGCCTCGGAACTGGCATCGGCCAAATCAGGGGTCGAAATAGCCATGGCTAATGCTAATGCAATGGTGGTTGTTTATCAGTCCGATGCTAAAGCAGCTCAagttcgagcaaaggaggttaCCGAGACTGCTCAAGCTCGATCAAAttgggttgccgagcatgctaaatcCCAATCTCGGTGGGAGACTctagaggagatccatgctcgtggcttcgatctttcagccgagatcgagaatgcaaaagagcttgaagccgaagccgatgccagagtgttggcctttcccAATGATGATAATACTGGAGTATGA